The Vibrio marisflavi CECT 7928 region CACACCATCTTGTTCTCGAGCAGGCTCATTAAATAGAACTGGGGAAAGGTCTAGATTATTATATTTCCAATGACCAGAATCTTTCTTCACGCGCAATTTAGTTGATTGACCAACCATTTCATCAATGGTTCTGAAACCGAGCTCCGCCATGATTTCACGTAAACCTTCTGCCATGTATTCAAAGAAGGTAACGACGTCTTCCACGCGACCATCAAAACGCTCGCGAAGGGTTTTATTTTGCGTTGCGATACCAACAGGACAGGTGTTTTTATGGCATTTACGCATCATGATACAGCCTTCAACGATCAGAGCTGCAGTTGCAACGCCCCATTCTTCTGCACCTAGTAATGTGGCAATAGCAAGGTCACGTGGCGTTTTCATTTGGCCATCAGATTGAACAACGATTCGATTGCGCAAGCCGTTTTTCAATAGTGTTTGATGTGTTTCTGCTAGTCCTAGCTCCCAAGGAAGGCCAGTGTGGCGAATCGATGAAATAGGTGATGCACCTGTTCCTCCATCAAATCCTGCGATAAGCACAACATCTGCTTTCGCTTTTGCCACACCTGATGCAATGGTGCCCACACCAGCTTCAGAAACTAGCTTTACGTTAACTCGGCTTTTTCTATTGGCATTTTTCAAGTCGTAGATCAGCTGAGCCAAGTCTTCGATGGAGTATATGTCGTGATGTGGAGGTGGTGAAATGAGGCCAACTCCTGGGGTAGAGTGACGAGTCGCTCCAATCCAGTCATCGACTTTATCTCCAGGTAACTGTCCACCTTCACCAGGCTTAGCGCCTTGAGCCATCTTAATCTGTAGCTCATCAGCGTTGGTTAAGTAGTACGACGTCACACCGAAGCGACCTGAAGCAACCTGTTTAATTGCGGAACGCTCCCAGTCACCATTTTCTTTTCTCTCGAAGCGAGTTGGATCTTCACCGCCTTCACCGGAGTTCGATTTTGCGCCAATTCGGTTCATCGCAACAGCTAATGTTGAGTGCGCTTCATAAGAAATGGAACCAAACGACATTGCTCCAGTGGCAAATCGTTTTAAAATATTGCTTGCAGGTTCAACTTCGTCGATAGAGATGGAGCCAGCTGGATTTTTTATAAACTCCAATTGGCTTCGTAGAGTAGCAGCATAGTGGCTTTGCTCGTCAACTGTATTGGCGTACTTTTTAAACTGTGCAAAATCTTTGTTACGAGTCGATTGTTGCAGTAGAGAAATAGTTTCTGGGTTGAATAGGTGTTTTTCCCCACGCTGCTTCCATTGGTATACGCCGCCCACATCTAAAGTTTGGATGGGTATTTCTCGTGTTGGGTATCCTATTCTATGGCGAACTAATACTTCTTTGGCAATGTCATCAATAGTTAAGCCTTCAATACGAGAAATAGTACCAGTGAAGTACTTATCAACGACTGACTTACTGATACCGAGAGCTTCAAAGATTTGCGCTCCGTGATAAGACTGTAGTGTTGATATACCCATCTTAGAGAAGATTTTGAGAAGGCCCCCGTTAACACCTTTGCGGTAGTTATTGAATAGGTCGTCGACGGATGTTTCAGGATCAAGTTTGTTAGTGCGTTGCAACTCGATAATGCTTTCGGTCACAAGATATGGATTGACTGCGTTTGCGCCATAGCCGACTAGAGTTGCAAAGTGGTGTGTTTCTCGCGCATCACCAGTTTCGATGACGATGTCACATTTGGCTCTCAAACCTTTACGAATGAGGTGGTGATGAACCGCACCTACAGCAAGCATTGCAGGGATGGCCGCGTGGTTAGAGTTAATAGCTCGGTCAGTTAGTAGGATGATTGAGTAACCGTCTATCACCGCATCTTCGGCATATTGGCATACTCGTTTTAGAGCTCGCTCTAGTTTACCCGGCTCATCACTTGCTCTGAATACGATATCCAATGTTTTAGCTTGCAAGTGCTCGTTATCTATCGCGCGCAGCTTTTCCAGTTCAGTGTTGGATAGCACTGGCGAGTCCAGTTCAACTTTCTGACAGTGCTCAGGTGTTTCGCATAGTAAGTTTTGATCTTTTCCTAAATAGGTTTTAAGTGACATTACCATGCGCTCACGAATTGGATCGATTGGCGGGTTAGTCACCTGGGCGAAAAGCTGTTTGAAGTAGTTAGAAAGATGTTGGGATTGATGTGATAGAACGGCCAGCGGCCAGTCAGCTCCCATAGAACCGAGAGGTTCATAGCCTGTTTGTGTCAGAGGGAGAATGATCTCATTTACTTCTTCGCGGCTGATACCAAAGGCTTGTTGTTTATGTAAAAGACGCTCAGGTGTTGGCTGATGGTGAACGTTTCCAGAGTCTGGAAGCTCATTTAGGCTGAGTAGGTTGTCGTTAACCCACTGCTGATAAGGTTGCGCATTGGCAATTGTATCTTTGACTTCTTCATCAGAGATAATGCGCCCCTGCTCAAGATCTGCGACAAATATGCGTCCCGGTTGTAGCCGTCCGCGGTACTCGACATTTTCAGGTTTGATATCAACTACACCTGATTCAGATGCCATAACAAGGAAGTCGTCTTTAGTAACGGTATAGCGAGATGGGCGTAAACCATTCCTGTCTAGGGTCGCACCTACCTGTACGCCATCAGTGAAGCAAACTGATGCAGGGCCATCCCATGGTTCCATGATATTTGCGTGGTATTGGTAGAAAGCTCTGCGTGCAGAGTCCATGGTTTTATTCTCTTGCCACGCTTCAGGAATGAGCATCATTAGCGCGTGTGGAAGTGTTCTTCCTGATAGAACAAGTAACTCTAACGCCATGTCGAAATTTGATGAATCGG contains the following coding sequences:
- the gltB gene encoding glutamate synthase large subunit, giving the protein MVDKEQSLQGLYTPELEHDACGIGFVAHLKNRKSHKVVTQALDMLARMEHRGGQGCDPCSGDGAGILLQKPHEFLLEETVKLGIRLPSFEKYGVGVILFPKDEYKRAQCRDILERNAKRLELEILGYRVLPTDNSMIGDDPLSSEPQFEHVFVSGGPSTTPEELERKLYVLRNYTVRVCLESVSNIGDDFYINSMSYKTLVYKGQLTTEQVPQYFLDLRSPSMVTALALVHSRFSTNTFPKWRLAQPFRYIAHNGEINTVRGNLNWMKAREAILESELFTQTEIDMLLPICQENSSDSSNFDMALELLVLSGRTLPHALMMLIPEAWQENKTMDSARRAFYQYHANIMEPWDGPASVCFTDGVQVGATLDRNGLRPSRYTVTKDDFLVMASESGVVDIKPENVEYRGRLQPGRIFVADLEQGRIISDEEVKDTIANAQPYQQWVNDNLLSLNELPDSGNVHHQPTPERLLHKQQAFGISREEVNEIILPLTQTGYEPLGSMGADWPLAVLSHQSQHLSNYFKQLFAQVTNPPIDPIRERMVMSLKTYLGKDQNLLCETPEHCQKVELDSPVLSNTELEKLRAIDNEHLQAKTLDIVFRASDEPGKLERALKRVCQYAEDAVIDGYSIILLTDRAINSNHAAIPAMLAVGAVHHHLIRKGLRAKCDIVIETGDARETHHFATLVGYGANAVNPYLVTESIIELQRTNKLDPETSVDDLFNNYRKGVNGGLLKIFSKMGISTLQSYHGAQIFEALGISKSVVDKYFTGTISRIEGLTIDDIAKEVLVRHRIGYPTREIPIQTLDVGGVYQWKQRGEKHLFNPETISLLQQSTRNKDFAQFKKYANTVDEQSHYAATLRSQLEFIKNPAGSISIDEVEPASNILKRFATGAMSFGSISYEAHSTLAVAMNRIGAKSNSGEGGEDPTRFERKENGDWERSAIKQVASGRFGVTSYYLTNADELQIKMAQGAKPGEGGQLPGDKVDDWIGATRHSTPGVGLISPPPHHDIYSIEDLAQLIYDLKNANRKSRVNVKLVSEAGVGTIASGVAKAKADVVLIAGFDGGTGASPISSIRHTGLPWELGLAETHQTLLKNGLRNRIVVQSDGQMKTPRDLAIATLLGAEEWGVATAALIVEGCIMMRKCHKNTCPVGIATQNKTLRERFDGRVEDVVTFFEYMAEGLREIMAELGFRTIDEMVGQSTKLRVKKDSGHWKYNNLDLSPVLFNEPAREQDGVYQQIEQNHQLESVLDRELIKQAAPALERGEAVNITLPIVNTDRSVGTMFSNEVSKVYKDQGVPKPVSVKFNGSAGQSFGAFLAKGATFEVEGDANDYWGKGLSGGTLVLYPDAKSSIVAEDNIVVGNVCFYGATSGESYIRGLAGERFCVRNSGAKVVVEGVGDHGCEYMTGGVAVILGSTGRNFAAGMSGGIAYVWDKSGDFESKLNSELVDLDPIEEQDEALIKEMLTKHVQYTGSEVAQSFLDNFAAGIASLVKVMPRDYKAVLQKRAQEKQNEMEAV